The DNA window TGTGGACAATAATCGGCTTGTTGTCTAAAAGCAGAAACTGTTTGTTCGTGGAAGCCCCCATCCTCCTGCCCGCTCCGCCTGCGAGGATTATTGCGAGAGTTCTCATAATGTTACCTCACTTGTTCTTCCAGATTATACTCTGCGGGGAAAAAAAATTCCTTTTCAGCCTGTTCTTTGGGTTTTGCGAAAATCATCCGGCCCGACATGGTCTGCAACGCGCTCGTCACCACTATATCCGCTTGTCTGCCTGACATTTTTCGCCCATCGTCGACAACGACCATGGCACCATCATCGAGATATCTGATGCCCCGTCCATGATGTTCTTTACCCTCTTTTAGGACCTGTATCCCCATCTGCTCGCCGGACAACATAGCCGGTTTCAACGCAGTTGTCAACCGATTCATGTTCAGGACTTCAATCCCCTGAAACTCTGCAACTTTATGGAGATTGTAGCCATTCGTCACGATTTTCCCATTCAGCTTTTTCGCAAGGGCGATGAGTTTGGTGTCCATGTCCTGGAGCTTGGGAAAATCGTAGTCCACAATCTTCGTCTTGATCACGGTCTGTTTCTGAATTTTGTAGAGCACTTCAAGACCTCTTTTCCCTCGCGTTCTCTTTACCACATCCTGATGATCGGCTATATGCTGTATC is part of the Syntrophobacterales bacterium genome and encodes:
- a CDS encoding PIN domain nuclease, whose protein sequence is MNTLVQILLVVVTTVTGYFILKEIFLSSLLGWIGAIFGLALGYTILKLEKKLKDIPLKIIIGSLTGLFVSLIAAYLFVARFLLTIMNDIPITLPICIYIFLYVVMGYLGFRIGEKKSKTIDLSKIPLFDRTEGNENVKILDTSIIIDGRIADLVETGFIGGIFVIPRFVLYEIQHIADHQDVVKRTRGKRGLEVLYKIQKQTVIKTKIVDYDFPKLQDMDTKLIALAKKLNGKIVTNGYNLHKVAEFQGIEVLNMNRLTTALKPAMLSGEQMGIQVLKEGKEHHGRGIRYLDDGAMVVVDDGRKMSGRQADIVVTSALQTMSGRMIFAKPKEQAEKEFFFPAEYNLEEQVR